One genomic window of Verrucomicrobiia bacterium includes the following:
- a CDS encoding ATP-binding protein, with amino-acid sequence MAPKSSFLDKVLGRIGRLDAEGLQTVVQRLARERSFLETLFNTIEDGVLVVDEEGRVLYFNHAVTRLVGLQPNTEGEPIGRFIPELDWKEVLKLDSDGGQRVVRHEFEVHYPRPRFLRLYAAPLDGEAAGSSGVALIVHDATEARQKTFEAIESERIQALTLLAASVAHEIGNPLNALHIHLQLIERELKRMSSVANETARPVKSRLSKSPPQNATPDSIARLEQYLGVAKGEINRLDYIVTQFLHAIRPAPPQLKMASLNEAVAKTLDLLGPELENRGLKVLSRPAPHLPRAPVDVLQMQQVLVNLVKNAMQSTSRGGSITLQTGEGSDGVWVSVADTGAGIPQEQLNRIFEPFYTTKKKGSGLGLMIVQRIVRAHGGRIDLESQAGRGTTFRIWLPLHERKPRLLEAPQD; translated from the coding sequence ATGGCACCGAAATCCAGCTTTCTCGACAAGGTCCTGGGCCGCATCGGACGGCTCGACGCGGAAGGTCTGCAAACGGTTGTCCAACGACTCGCGCGCGAACGCAGTTTTCTGGAAACGCTCTTTAACACGATCGAGGATGGCGTTCTTGTGGTCGATGAAGAGGGCCGGGTGCTCTACTTCAATCACGCTGTCACGCGCCTCGTCGGGCTTCAGCCGAATACCGAGGGCGAGCCCATCGGACGGTTCATTCCCGAACTCGACTGGAAAGAGGTGCTGAAACTCGATTCCGACGGCGGGCAGCGCGTGGTGAGGCACGAGTTCGAAGTGCATTATCCGCGCCCCCGGTTCCTGCGGCTCTACGCCGCGCCCCTCGACGGCGAAGCGGCAGGCAGTTCAGGCGTTGCCTTGATCGTTCACGATGCCACTGAAGCGCGTCAGAAAACGTTCGAGGCAATCGAAAGCGAACGCATCCAGGCGCTCACCCTTCTGGCCGCAAGCGTCGCGCACGAAATCGGCAACCCGCTGAACGCGCTGCACATTCACCTGCAATTGATCGAACGGGAACTGAAACGCATGTCGTCAGTGGCGAACGAAACGGCCCGCCCCGTCAAATCGCGCCTGTCGAAAAGCCCGCCGCAAAACGCAACCCCGGATTCCATCGCCCGCCTGGAACAATATCTCGGTGTTGCAAAAGGAGAAATCAACCGGCTCGACTACATCGTCACCCAATTTCTTCACGCCATTCGTCCTGCCCCGCCACAGTTGAAGATGGCGTCGCTTAACGAAGCCGTCGCCAAGACTCTCGACCTTCTCGGGCCCGAACTGGAAAACCGCGGGCTGAAGGTTCTTTCCCGGCCGGCACCCCACCTGCCCCGCGCACCGGTCGACGTGTTGCAGATGCAGCAGGTGCTGGTCAACCTGGTGAAGAATGCGATGCAATCGACGAGCCGCGGTGGTTCGATCACGCTGCAAACCGGCGAAGGATCCGACGGCGTCTGGGTCAGCGTCGCCGATACAGGCGCGGGAATTCCGCAAGAGCAGTTGAATCGAATCTTCGAACCCTTCTACACGACGAAGAAAAAGGGCTCGGGTCTCGGATTGATGATCGTCCAGCGCATCGTCCGCGCACATGGCGGGCGCATTGATCTGGAAAGTCAGGCGGGACGCGGCACCACGTTTCGAATCTGGCTTCCGTTGCACGAACGCAAACCCCGGCTTCTCGAGGCGCCGCAGGATTGA
- the corA gene encoding magnesium/cobalt transporter CorA translates to MIRSLVFTTQGRLHSKDIELFLMPTLLSDTNLFLWVDLENPTPEEAKYVLEDLFHFHPLSVEDCVMVSPSPKVVEYQPKEDDRFASYLFMVIHAVDYSRKDGVFATRELNFFLGKNFLITYHDTPMKSVSATEEQALRSTINIGRAPDRVAYTLLDSIVDNYKPALDELSFEIAELEQQVLECPTRETLNKLIQIKREVLHLRRIIGPQREVLARFARGEFKLIRAHMVPYYRNVYDSLFQISELAQNYTDSLTGILQVYLNLSSNQTGEVVKLLTLITVITTPLMMIGTWYGMNFEGMPETHWKHGYWVAGTVTLVSTAATYWYFRKRKWF, encoded by the coding sequence ATGATTCGATCGCTGGTATTTACAACGCAGGGCCGATTGCACAGCAAGGATATCGAGCTGTTCCTCATGCCAACCCTGTTAAGCGACACGAACCTGTTCCTGTGGGTCGACCTCGAAAACCCAACACCTGAGGAGGCCAAATACGTTCTCGAGGACCTGTTTCACTTTCATCCGCTGTCTGTTGAGGACTGCGTCATGGTCAGCCCTTCGCCGAAAGTCGTCGAGTACCAGCCGAAGGAGGACGACCGATTCGCCTCCTACCTTTTCATGGTAATCCATGCCGTCGACTACAGCCGGAAGGATGGTGTCTTCGCAACCCGGGAGCTGAATTTTTTCCTCGGGAAAAACTTCCTGATCACCTACCACGACACGCCCATGAAGAGCGTGTCAGCCACGGAGGAGCAGGCACTTCGCAGCACAATCAACATCGGCCGCGCGCCGGATCGCGTCGCCTACACGCTGCTGGACTCGATCGTGGACAACTACAAGCCCGCGCTGGACGAGCTGTCGTTCGAGATCGCTGAACTCGAGCAGCAGGTGCTTGAATGCCCCACTCGTGAAACGTTGAACAAGCTGATCCAGATCAAGCGCGAGGTGCTGCATCTGCGGCGGATCATCGGTCCGCAACGCGAAGTGCTGGCGCGGTTTGCGCGCGGCGAATTCAAGCTGATTCGCGCCCACATGGTTCCCTACTACCGCAATGTCTACGACTCGTTGTTTCAAATCTCGGAACTTGCGCAGAATTACACTGACTCGCTCACGGGGATTCTGCAGGTCTACCTGAACCTGTCATCGAACCAGACCGGCGAAGTGGTGAAGCTGCTCACGCTGATTACCGTGATCACAACACCCTTGATGATGATCGGCACCTGGTATGGGATGAACTTCGAGGGAATGCCCGAAACCCACTGGAAACACGGATACTGGGTGGCCGGCACCGTGACACTGGTTTCCACAGCAGCGACATACTGGTACTTTCGAAAACGGAAGTGGTTTTAA
- a CDS encoding RNA polymerase sigma factor gives MERTEAELIAAVVRGDPASFEPLIQKYSPRVFATARRYARRESEIEDIVQEVWFKAYQKLASFRGDAPFEHWLMRLAVRTCYDFLRGHQRNRESMFSELTEPEEDWLDRFVTQPETASEHADAAKLLIHRIMDQLSPPARLIITLLEIEDRSVKEISRLTGWSIPLVKVRAFRARAEMRKLLAKMAKDKYL, from the coding sequence ATGGAACGGACTGAAGCGGAACTGATAGCCGCCGTAGTGCGGGGCGACCCCGCCAGCTTCGAGCCATTAATCCAGAAATATTCTCCGAGGGTTTTTGCAACGGCGCGGCGTTATGCCCGCCGTGAAAGCGAGATCGAGGACATCGTTCAGGAAGTCTGGTTCAAAGCCTATCAAAAGCTCGCAAGTTTTCGCGGCGACGCGCCCTTTGAGCATTGGCTCATGCGGCTGGCTGTTCGGACCTGCTACGATTTCCTGCGGGGACACCAGCGCAACCGGGAATCGATGTTTTCCGAGCTCACAGAGCCTGAGGAGGATTGGCTGGATCGATTCGTGACGCAGCCGGAGACGGCGAGCGAGCACGCTGACGCGGCAAAACTGCTGATCCATCGGATCATGGATCAACTTTCTCCCCCTGCGCGTCTCATCATCACGCTGCTGGAGATCGAGGATCGGTCGGTGAAGGAGATCTCGCGCCTGACAGGCTGGTCGATCCCGCTCGTAAAAGTACGGGCATTCCGAGCCCGTGCGGAAATGCGAAAGCTCCTCGCCAAGATGGCTAAAGACAAGTATCTGTAA